A genome region from Armatimonadota bacterium includes the following:
- a CDS encoding prephenate dehydrogenase/arogenate dehydrogenase family protein — protein sequence MRFQMAAIVGTGLIGGALGMALRQQGCAQTVLGIDRDPRIARRAVERGAVDVASTDLRRLAEAEIVFLAVPPEHVVGVARAALSYLCPHTILTDTASVKAPIVSALERIAPPVRFVGGHPMAGSEGRGIEAADPGFLRDRPYIVTPTGFTDREAVHRLVGLAREIGMRPVVMQPEVHDRLVALNSHLPYLMACAVVLAAAGEPESLGVGGPAFGELARVASSPPSLWAQILRLNREEIRRALQDLRGILDQVERRLEEDELEEFLERAQNAAMRAREQRP from the coding sequence GTGCGGTTCCAGATGGCGGCCATTGTAGGCACCGGCCTCATCGGCGGGGCCCTGGGGATGGCCCTGCGCCAGCAGGGGTGCGCGCAGACGGTGCTGGGCATCGACCGGGATCCGCGGATCGCCCGGCGGGCCGTGGAGCGGGGAGCCGTGGACGTGGCCAGCACGGATCTCCGCCGCCTCGCGGAGGCGGAGATCGTCTTCCTGGCGGTTCCCCCGGAGCATGTGGTGGGGGTGGCGCGTGCGGCTCTCAGCTACCTGTGTCCTCACACCATCCTCACGGACACCGCGAGCGTGAAGGCTCCCATCGTCTCCGCTCTGGAGCGCATCGCGCCGCCGGTGCGGTTCGTGGGAGGGCATCCCATGGCGGGCAGCGAGGGGCGGGGGATTGAGGCCGCGGATCCCGGGTTCCTCCGGGACCGGCCGTACATCGTGACCCCCACGGGGTTCACGGATCGGGAGGCGGTCCACCGCTTGGTGGGCTTAGCCCGGGAGATCGGAATGCGGCCCGTGGTGATGCAGCCGGAAGTCCACGACCGGCTTGTGGCCCTCAACAGCCACCTCCCCTACCTGATGGCGTGCGCGGTGGTCCTGGCCGCCGCAGGAGAGCCCGAGTCCCTCGGGGTGGGCGGTCCAGCCTTCGGAGAACTGGCCCGGGTAGCGAGCAGTCCCCCGAGTCTGTGGGCCCAGATCCTCCGCCTGAACCGGGAGGAGATCCGACGGGCCCTGCAAGACCTGCGCGGGATCCTGGATCAGGTGGAACGCCGCCTGGAGGAGGACGAGCTCGAGGAGTTCTTGGAGCGGGCTCAGAACGCAGCCATGCGCGCACGGGAGCAGAGACCATGA